The sequence agttgaagggaccgtactgtacgctaaccataattgaatggttcttgcaggcactatcatttgatacctagggaatcatgtaagcgatgctgctaggcgtttaacatgattggttgggtactatcagacttgagttctgacgttcttattatcaaggagttgataaataagaatggagcaattggggtatgctcatataaggacatgtttagtccgaatcacatggagatgtgaacccacgactagttgtatcaatgaaccattgacgaccacacaagtgctagctttctagatcccgttgagaagctaaaatagttcaatgcgttgaacggcttataaatgaatttataagcgtaaaaaaaaatagaagtaagacttctatgagagaaatgtaatttttaatttatgaatgtgttcctaaattaaaagtaggccaagtgaataatgtatttgaaaattgttattttcataaacattattatggactaaattaaattaattcaagttttgaattaatttaacattaatgggcctagtagagtccaaataattaaattaattcaagtgttgaattaattaaatgacattgggccttgtagagcccaattgaaaataattatttaactagtgggcttgagtaaaatgaagtaaagtctaattggcctcaaatatgtttgagacaattaaattaaaagtccatgggccctttgtaaatgttacaagcccactaggttttgcatgcttgggagatgaaggggtgtgtattacttttgattaaaatattgcatggcatgcaagactactttttcacttttcccacaacctagacaaaacacttcactctcccaactacacaccttggccgaaattctcTCTCATTTTCtctctcaatttttgttcttcaattgttggagaaacaaatctcttctcaaagaaaaatcctcatatttttcaagtacaaaatatgagaggatctacctagttggtggtgggcttgattttgaaggttggtggaagcttgtagatttttcttgccatacaagagcaaAAGTGTTTagactttagttggagccatcatcaacctcaagaggttgataggtaaaacttctaaacaccctatgaatgtcatagtttgtgtttttgtatatgttgtACACTAGTAcatggtgttcgaatttttcaagattttcataaaaaatttcggttttcttatgtttagaaaacattcttgagcttccgttgcgatttcgaacacctaaaacCAATCCCCTTTCAGATTAATGTTCAAACATTGAAATGGAATGAGTTTAAAGATCtgttctatgacaagtactttcCTAGCGATGTTAAAGCCCGCAAGGTGAAAGAATTCTTGGAGCTAAAGCAAGGGACAATGAGCATGAATGATTACATcttgaagtttgaagagggttGTCTTTTTGTTCCTTTCATTGCTAGCAACGACAAGGATAGAGCCAAGCATTTTTTGCGGGGGTTGAGGGCCGAGATTCGAAGAGATGTTCGAATGTCGAAGGGTAATTCTAACAAGGAGATTGTTGAGAAATTATTGATGGCCGAATATGATGAGAAAGAGTGATAAAGAAAGGCAATTCAGGAGGCAACAATTTGTCCAAAAGGGTCAAGCTTCAGTTCAAGGAGGAAAAGGCAGGCACAAGGGGAAAGGAAAGGAAGAATATCGCGGTAAAGCTCCTGCGGTGCTATCTGAATCAGATAAGCCTTTATGTCCTAAATGCCATAAACCACATAAAGGAGAGTGCCTAGTTGGAAGCAACAAATGTTATAGATGTGGAGGTGTTGCGCACATTGCGATCAATTGCACTCAATCATCGGGCAAGGGCCAAGTTCAGGGGCGTATTTTCTCTTTGACCAAGGAAAGAATTAATCCCGATTCGTCAATCATTTCAGGTACCATTCTTATTTCAGAAAAGGTAGCTACTACTCTTATTGATATTGGCGtcacacattcttttatatctgagGAATTTATGCATTCTCTGGGTCTTGCTCCTATCGGTAAAATTGTCCACTTTTCTATTGTGCTTCCTTCGGGAGATTATATTCATTCTTCAAGTGTGATTCGAGCGTGCCCTGTTCAAGTAGATGAGGAATTGTTGTTTgctgattttattgtcattccCATGATTGAGTTCAATGTTATTTTGagaatggattggttatctaCTTATCGAGCTGTGATAGATTGTGTAGCCAAGATAGTGCGTTTTCCTTCAGGGCATGGTGATAGCAGGGTCTTCACGGGGTCAGGTACTTCCCTTGGCCTTTCTTTTATTTCCTGTTTGCAAATGCAACGGATGTTGGTTAAGGGTTGTCATGGGTTTCTAGCATCGGTGGTGGATGTAACTAGAGAAGGGAGTGGGAATGTGAGCGACATTGATATTGTGAAGGATTATCTTGATGTATTTGCGGATGATGTGACGGGATTGCCACCGgatagagaggtggaatttGTTATTGATATTGTACGAGGTATTGCACCGATTTCTAAAGCCCTTTATCGAATGGCCCCAACTgaaatgaaagagttgaagagtcAATTGCAAGAGTTATTAGATAAGGGATTATTAGACCGAGTTCATGGGgggcaccggtattatttgtgaagaagaaagatgggtctttgagattgtgtattgactatcgagagatcaacaaagtaacgatcaagaacaaatatcctATGCCCAGAATGGATGATatttttgatcagttgcaaggtgcTACTGTattttccaagattgatttgcggTCAGAGTACAATCAATTGAAAGTAAATGAGTGTGACATACCTAAGACGACTTTTCAAAAAAGGTATGGTCACTACGAGTTTTTGGTTATGTCGTTTGGATTAACTAATGCTCCTTctgtatttatggattttatgaatTGGGTTTTCAAGCCATATTTGGACAGTTTTTGTAttatcttcattgatgatattttaatcTATTCAAAGACTCGAGATCTACATCGAGAGCATTTGAGGATAGTATTACAGCAGTTGAGGGACAACCAGTTATAtgctaaattcaagaagtgtgaattttggctggAGCAAGTTGCATTTTTAGGTCATATCGTTTCCAAGGAAGGAATTGCTGTGGATCCGGCTAATATTGAAGCAGTTAAGAAGTGGCATATTCCTTTGACAGTTGTTGAGGTACGAAGTTTCCTTGGGTTGGCAGGGTactatcgtcgttttattgctGATTTCTCTAAAATAGCCTTGCCACTTACTATTCTGACGAGAAAGACAGTTAAGTTTGAATGGACTAATGAATGTCAGCAAGCATTTCAAGTATTGAAGGACAAATTGACTTCAGCTCCAGTGTTAGTACTTCCTCAGGGAGTTGAAGACTTTGTggtgtatacagatgcttcCAAGAAAGGTCTTGGTGCTGTGTTGATGCAGTGAGGCAAATTtattgcttatgcgtctcgtcaattgaaggAGTATGAAAAGAACTagccgactcatgatcttgagttggcAGTCgtggtatttgctttgaagatttggcgacattatttatatggcgtgaaatgtgatattttttCAGATAATAAAAGTCTTAAGTATCTCTTCACTCAAAAAGaactgaacatgcgtcagagaaGGTGGTTAGaacttgtgaaggattatgattgcacTATCAGTTACCATCCAGGAAAAGCGAATGTGGTTTCTGATGCATTGTGCCGAAAGTCAGGTGTGCAATTGGGTTCTATGATTCAAAAGCCTCTGTTGTTGGATTTGCAGAGAAGTGAGATCACATTGGTTGAGGAAGGTACGATCGCTCGACTTTCAACCTTAGTTATTCGACCGACTTTGATTTACAGAATTAAGCATGAGCAACAGTTGGATACTCTTTTGTTGGACTTGAGAGCAAAGGTAGAGAAGAAGGGGAATTCTGAGTTTAAATTGAACAGTGATGGCCTGATTACATTTCAATGCCATATTTGTGTTCCTGTTGGTGATGCTATTCATCGTGATGTTTTGACGGAAGCTCATACTTCACCTTATTCAGTACATCCTGGtggcaccaagatgtatcaagatcttcatcgattgtattgttggccaggtatgaagaaagatatagcagcatttatttctgaatacttgacttgtcagcaggtaAAGATTAAGCACAAACGACCTGCGGGCTTATTGCAATTGTAAAGCccaagaattttatgttgataatctgggattaatgattatgacttgtagcgcgtatagatggatcaagtcgcgatcagaatgggacatgcctgagttagcataggttgaaatcccgtaggtatcgcgcacatgcgcagcagagatgcgcgcatatgcgcgagtcccatgtgccgaggtcgaaggcctcgcgcatatgcacaagaagcgacgcgcatatgcgcgagctgatggAATTGAATGTATGTCGAGatcgtaggtctcgcgcatatgcgcgagaagagggcgcgcatatgcgcgagatgatgaATTCAGAAATGCCGAGGCCGtaggtctcacgcatatgcgccggttgaggtcgcgcatatgcgcgagacgtgtagaatgaaaaataagccatgtgtccttgccatgcatttggATGGGTACACCTCTTCACTTCTGTCAAAATTCCAGCAAAAGGGTCGAGACTTCCTCCAAGAAACCACCTCAAGCTACAAGAGATAGTAATACCTTGGTTGTGCAAAATCTACTCATCCAACTTGTAATCCGAGGTTAGATTCTTGATTCTCTTGTTAGTAGCATCAAAAAGAGGTAAGTTTTATGCAATTCCAGCATGGTTTGAAAGTTAGAGGTTGAGGAAATCAGTATATGCTCTATATTATGTGTTCGTAAGATGATAAGCAACGTAgaattgaaaccggatcgaagaaatgagatcGTATGGGATTATTATGCATTTCAGCATATTTGTGGTTgggattatacagattttgtgacttgtatatgatattggttgatgaggatgaattatggttattgattattgatgtttgagttgaccggtatcgcgagattacgccgttctgccgtcgaaatataccgagattgaatattgatccatacgtgtgttcctttgagttagaggttgatatggtacatttatacatgtcattgTAGATTTGTGTTgacatatttgatatcgagatttcaagacttcgacttattcacccgagactacgacaagaaaggtataaagcaatgttgattcgggatttcacaactcgaattagatccgatttgagtttcccaaaatcacatactagattgttttaaTTTGATATGGTTATAccttgtctattgaattatagcaatgtacatgagataggtaagccttggtagaattgccaagtactagatgttcggtgatatcgatgggcgtaggagaagatcaactcctattgtagatattcgattcagacagggccgaagtctaggaataagacgtaccgccaccacgattgggagggtaggtgggagacttgttacgtcttattcacaccgggatccctagacttagatatgagtcgagtcaaataataagagtcaaagagttttatctgtaacTGATAtctgttttattattttgtatttaattgcatgacatgcatgtatacatgttttatactgggatttgttctcaccggagtatccgactatttttgtgtctgtatgtgtgcatgacaacaggtgggataggatcagggtcgagacaaagatgagagatcgggatagcgtggtgattacgggcatagacaatgaactagtggttctacatgttgatctgtagttgttttgttaaaacactagtttgtatgactgtaatgaatcaagacatgtatttacctcagttgaaataaaatagagatattatttgtgtatgatttatatacacttgtttttgatataaaaagcaCAATTTTGActcacattttctaacaaagatccacttaatcccaaagataattgagttagagcccgggtccccccaacaggtggtatcagagcgatagatcctttagattgaattagaatagaatgagcgggggtagAACGAATTTTTCTTCCGTGCTCtgattgtgctagcatgatttattgctttcactattatatgttgtattgttatcagAGTTGATCACAAcatctaattgcaaagactgaatcagaaccgattctggattaaaggtatatgatcagaggaggactgagacagattgtatagattgtgtactaatccgtttgataatcagatatgcctcctcgacgagtaccgcaaccagtagcatgtcgggcaccagaacagggcaatACATCCAATGagccgatggatgtgaccgctacaccgatggagactatGTTGAAACGgattcagtcattccgaccaccgacactgaagggcacagaaaattcagttgaatgtgaaagttggctcgatgacatcgagatgtaatttgaatctcttgactacatTGACGAGCGACGAGtaaaacttattgggcatcaactgcagaAGTTacaaagaactggtggcttaccacgaaaagagccttggtgcatcgtggcacagagatcacttggaaagttttcaaagcagagttctatcaacgattctttcccgtgtcctaccgaaaagacaaatgtgctgaatttgccaatttgagacagggacagctgaacatcgaagactatgttgctaagttctctgcattgctccgatttacccctcatgttgcagaaaatgatgaggccattgcagatcagtttattaattgcttgaatccatatatttttactttggtaaataccggtagacctaacaCCTTCGCTGAAGCTTTGAACCGTGCCAAGGGGGCGGAAGCTGgattgcttaggcaacgaagcactccttatgtcactccgagtccaagaccaccacagccctctttccaacctcctcccagagtcgagagcagtggtagtagcagcgggagaaaagaccagttgaaagcgaaaggcaaacaattcaagagatcagggagcagttcgacgagctccagtggataacgacagagaggtcctggccagagtacagagtatacaggtgtgtattgcagttcttgtggaggcagacatgccactgaacagtgtcaggacgtgatgggtcgttgcaatatatgc comes from Primulina huaijiensis isolate GDHJ02 chromosome 5, ASM1229523v2, whole genome shotgun sequence and encodes:
- the LOC140977643 gene encoding uncharacterized protein → MMRKSDKERQFRRQQFVQKGQASVQGGKGRHKGKGKEEYRGKAPAVLSESDKPLCPKCHKPHKGECLVGSNKCYRCGGVAHIAINCTQSSGKGQVQGRIFSLTKERINPDSSIISGTILISEKVATTLIDIGVTHSFISEEFMHSLGLAPIGKIVHFSIVLPSGDYIHSSSVIRACPVQVDEELLFADFIVIPMIEFNVILRMDWLSTYRAVIDCVAKIVRFPSGHGDSRVFTGSGTSLGLSFISCLQMQRMLVKGCHGFLASVVDVTREGSGNVSDIDIVKDYLDVFADDVTGLPPDREVEFVIDIVRGIAPISKALYRMAPTEMKELKSQLQELLDKGLLDRVHGGHRYYL
- the LOC140977644 gene encoding uncharacterized protein — its product is MRQRRWLELVKDYDCTISYHPGKANVVSDALCRKSGVQLGSMIQKPLLLDLQRSEITLVEEGTIARLSTLVIRPTLIYRIKHEQQLDTLLLDLRAKVEKKGNSEFKLNSDGLITFQCHICVPVGDAIHRDVLTEAHTSPYSVKIKHKRPAGLLQL